CATCAAACTCATGGACCCCATCGAACCGCTAATGAGCATAAGAATCACCATATGGGTCCAGTGGTGTGATGATGCGAGGAAAGACCAGATCAGAGCACCTACCGAGACAGCCGTTTGTTTGTTCTTATTGAGTTCATTGTTCAAGAAGGTTCCTCCTCGTTTCAGCTAGAGCTGACGTAAATTTGTATAAACCTTGCAAGATACTTTTGCGCTCTTCTTCGGAGAGGTGTTCAAGGGTACTACGGAAAAAAGCAATCGATTGGTTGCGGACCTGTTGCACAGCGCGACGCCCCTGATTTGTCAGAGACACTAGGATTTCCCGCCGGTTGCGTTCATTGATTTGTCGCTCAACAAGACCCTCTTTGACCAGGCTATCCACCAACCGACTGACGGTACTGCGCTCCAGGTACAATTGTTCTGCTAGATTGTGGATGGTCAACGGCATTTTTTCCTCGAGGGTTTGCATGGCAAGCACTTGAGAAAGGGAGAGTTGGTATCCACACGGAGTCTTTGTGGGATTCAAGATGCCGAACAAGCGGATAAACTGATGAATTTGCGAACGGATTTCGAGAATTTCGTCCTCGTTCACGGCAAAACACCTACCTGTGTATTATGCATTAGATGTATTATACATTAATATATGAGGATTGAAAAGTTGCATGGACAATCATCCTCGAACTTGCCATCTATCTTCTCTCGACAGGCAGTTCATGTTCGTCACGTTGAGGGGAAATGGTATACTATGCTTACCTAGTTTCATTGAAAGTGTGGGGTAAAAGTGTTGACCGAT
The Alicyclobacillus curvatus genome window above contains:
- a CDS encoding MarR family transcriptional regulator, with product MNEDEILEIRSQIHQFIRLFGILNPTKTPCGYQLSLSQVLAMQTLEEKMPLTIHNLAEQLYLERSTVSRLVDSLVKEGLVERQINERNRREILVSLTNQGRRAVQQVRNQSIAFFRSTLEHLSEEERKSILQGLYKFTSALAETRRNLLEQ